The DNA sequence CCGGTCCGGCCCCGGCAGCGCCGAGGACGCCGTCAGGACGACCGAGCGGTGGGGCTGGGCCCGCGGCCAGGCGCGTCGCTGCGCCCGACGCCATGGCGTCGGCGGCTGCGGTCCAGGCAGGCCCGCCGCCTCCGCCGCAGTCATCGCCGGTGGCGGTCGGTCCGCCGCAGCCCAGCAGCGCGGAGCTCGACTACGCCGCGCTCGTGCTGTCCGGCGCCGAGGAGAACGACGGCCGCCGGGGCAGGCTCTTCCCTCACACGCCCTACGACGCGGTTGCGGACGAGTACCGCCGCAGCGCGGACGCGGTGTCCGGGCTGCCGTTGCCCGGACACGCCGTGCGGCCCCGCGAGTCGGCGGGCTCCTTCGACCACCGCTACGACGCCGTCGCCCGCGCCGACATCCCCTCCGACGGCACCTGGCACACCGTCACCGTCACCGACATCCCGGTCGGCCTGCGCACCGAGTACGTGTGCGTGCCGTCCGTGGAGCAGACGGTCTACGCCACGCTCGTGCTGTCCAACGCCACCGACCAGGCCCTGCTCGCTGGGCCGGTGGAGGTCACGAGCGACGATGACTTCCTGACGACCGCCGCTCTGCCCACGCTCGCTCCCGGCGGCGTTCGCCGGATGGGCCTGGGACCGGCCGAGGGCATCCGGGTCACCCGCCGCACGAACCTGCGCGAGTCGACATCGGGTCTGCGCAACAACACGACCGTGCTCGCCCACCAGATCCACGTGGAACTGGGCAACCGGCTGGCCCATCCCGTCACCGTCGAGGTCCACGAACAGGTTCCGGTCACCACCGAACCGGACGTCCGGATCGAGGAGCGGGCCGACTGGACAGCGCCCGAGCAGGACAGCGGCCCCGACCGGCACGCCCCGGGGACCCGCGTCTGGCGGGTGGACCTCCTCGCCGGCGGCAGCGCCACCCTCGACGGCGGCTACGACATCCGCGTCCCGGCCGCCAAGGCCCTGGTCGGCGGCAACCGCAGGAGCTGACACCATGCCCATGGACACAGACACGGACACGGACATGGATGCGGGCACCCGGCCGATCCCCCTGCCCGTCACAGCTGTCACCTGCCTGGAGGACCGCGCCCATATCGAGCGGACCGCCGAACTCGACCTGAGCGCAGGCATCCAGCGACTGCGCCTCGGGCCGATCAGCGCACTCGCGGTCGACCGCACGCTCCACGCGGAACTCACGGGCGACCACCGGGCGACCGTCCTCGACGTGCGGATCGTCCGCACCTGGACACCGCAGGCACCGCTGCCCTCGGCCGACGACTCCGCCCTGCGCACGCGGATCCGCGCCCTCGAACAGGAACACCTCACCCTCGGCCACGCACGCGACCGGCTGCGCGCCCGCCTCGACCTCCTCGGCCGGCTCGCCGCCGATCTGCTGCGGGACATCGCTGAAGGGACCGGCTACGGGGAGGCGGACGAATCCCGCTGGACCCGTGAACTGGACCGGATCGACGCCGAGCGCGACTCGTACGCCGAGCAACTCCGTGCCGCCGAAGCACGGTTGACGGCCCTCGCCAGAGAGTTGACGGAGGCCCAGCAGGCCATCGACCTGTCCGAGGAACAGCCCGCCGAATTGGTGGGCCATGTCGAGCTGACCGTACAGGCCGCAGTCGCCGAGCCGGTCCGGCTGCGTCTGACCCACCTCACCTCGTGCGCGCTGTGGCGCCCCGCCTACCGGGCCGTACTCGACGGGGAATCGCTGACGTTGGAGACCGACGCGATGGTCTGGCAGCGTACCGGCGAGGACTGGTCGGACGTACACCTCACGTTGTCGACGGCGCGCTCGGCACTGACCACCGAACCGCCGCAGCTGACCGAGGACCGTCTCACGCTCAAGGACCGCTCCGCCGCGGAGCGCCGCACGGTCGACGTGGAGCTGCGCGAGGAGGAGACCGCGGACCTCGGGCCGGCCCCGGTACTCGGTCTTCCTGGAGTGGACGACGGCGGCCGGACGCGTGTGCTGCACTCCCCCGCGCCCGTCTCCGTCCCCGCGGACGGCCGCGCCCACCGGGTACCGCTCACCGCCGTCACCGCCACCGCGAGCAGCGAGTACTCCTCCTCGCCCGAACTGTCGCCGCTGGTCACCCAAGTCGTGCGGTTCGACAACGTCTCCGGCCACGCGCTGCTGGCCGGGCCCGTGGACCTGGTTCGCGGCAGCGGATTCACCGGCCGCGGCACGCTGAGCTTCACCGCTCCGGGTGCCCCTGTCGAGCTCGCCTTCGGCAGCCACGACGACTACCGGGTGATCCGGCAGGCCGAAGAGTCCCGCGACACTGCGACGTTGACCCAGCGAACCGTCATCACCCGCACGGTCCGCCTGTACGTGTCCCGCTTCAACGCGCCAGGAGAACAGCGCGAGCAGGTCATCGCGCTTCGGGAGCGGATTCCGGTGTCCGAGGTCTCGGCGGTGGAAGTACGTCTGCGCAAGGAAGCGTGCGCCCCGGAGCCCGATGCGGTCGACGCCGACGGCATCGCACGCTGGGACCTGCGTCTGGCGCCCGGCGGACACCGCACGGTCACCCTGGTCTACGAGATCTCGGCGAGCGGCAAGGTCGCGGGACTGTGAGTTGCCGTGCGGTGCGCCGGCTACCGCTTCCCGACGGTGTAGGTCAGGTGGGTCACCCGGGATGACGCGTCCGTGCGGGTCTGCTCGAGGGCGAGGCGGGCCGGGTCCACACGGTCGAACAGGCGGATGCCGGTGCCGAACAGCACGGGCGCGAGGGTGATCGAGAACTCGTCGATCAGGCCGCCGTCCAGGTACTCCTGGATCGTCTCGGCGCCGCCGGCGATGCGGACGTCGCGGTCACCGGCGACCTCGCGGGCCTGGTCGAGGGCGCTGGTGATGCCGTCGTTGACGAAGTTGAAGGTGGTGCCGCCCGGCCGCTCCCACGGGTCACGCTTGGTATGGGTGACGACGAACACCGGGGTGTGGAACGGCGCCTCCTGAGGCCATGCCAGCTCGCCGGCGTCGAACATGCGCTTGCCCATGACGCTCACGCCGGTGCGCTCGTACGTCGCCCGTGCGATGTCGTTGTCGAGTCCTTCCTCGCCGCCCTCACCGAGCTTGAGGTTCTCCCTGAACCAGCGCTGCGGGAACGCCCACGCCTGCAGTTCCGACCATCTCGCCATCCAGCGTTGGACCCTCGGGTCGTTCTGGCCTTCGGGCGAGAACACGTCCTCGACGGGCACGGCCTCCGGGGCCATGAAGCCGTCGAGTGACATCGTCACGCTGAAGAACACCTTCCCGGCCATCAGCCTTCCGCTCCCTTCGGTGTGCTCTCGTTACGGGCGGTCTCGTTCGAGGTGAGTCGGGCGACGTAGTCCGCGAGGTTGCGCAGCGTCTGCTCGCCGCCCTCGATCGCGTGGTACTTCTCCACCGCGTCGTCGCGCAGTTCCTTGGTGGGGAACACCGTGCGCATCACGATCCGGGTCTCCTCGCCGGCCGACTCGAAGGTCAGGACCGACTCGAAGGCGTTGGGGTCGTCGCGGGACTCGCCGTGCACCAGCGCGATCCGCTCCGGCGGGACGATCTCGGTCCAGGTGATCCACTCCTGGTAGTCGGTCCCGTCCGGCCCGTGCATCACGAAGTCCCAGACCCCGCCCGCGCGGAACGCGAAGGACCGCGTCGTGGTGGTGAACCCGTCCGGTCCCCACCACCGCGACAGGTGGCGGACCTGCGTGAACGCCTCGAACACCAGCTCCCGTGGGGCGCCGATGTCCCTGGAGACCACGATCTCGCGGTCCGCGGTCGTGTGGTCATGCTCGCCG is a window from the Streptomyces sp. NBC_00299 genome containing:
- a CDS encoding mucoidy inhibitor MuiA family protein is translated as MDAGTRPIPLPVTAVTCLEDRAHIERTAELDLSAGIQRLRLGPISALAVDRTLHAELTGDHRATVLDVRIVRTWTPQAPLPSADDSALRTRIRALEQEHLTLGHARDRLRARLDLLGRLAADLLRDIAEGTGYGEADESRWTRELDRIDAERDSYAEQLRAAEARLTALARELTEAQQAIDLSEEQPAELVGHVELTVQAAVAEPVRLRLTHLTSCALWRPAYRAVLDGESLTLETDAMVWQRTGEDWSDVHLTLSTARSALTTEPPQLTEDRLTLKDRSAAERRTVDVELREEETADLGPAPVLGLPGVDDGGRTRVLHSPAPVSVPADGRAHRVPLTAVTATASSEYSSSPELSPLVTQVVRFDNVSGHALLAGPVDLVRGSGFTGRGTLSFTAPGAPVELAFGSHDDYRVIRQAEESRDTATLTQRTVITRTVRLYVSRFNAPGEQREQVIALRERIPVSEVSAVEVRLRKEACAPEPDAVDADGIARWDLRLAPGGHRTVTLVYEISASGKVAGL
- a CDS encoding dihydrofolate reductase family protein, producing the protein MAGKVFFSVTMSLDGFMAPEAVPVEDVFSPEGQNDPRVQRWMARWSELQAWAFPQRWFRENLKLGEGGEEGLDNDIARATYERTGVSVMGKRMFDAGELAWPQEAPFHTPVFVVTHTKRDPWERPGGTTFNFVNDGITSALDQAREVAGDRDVRIAGGAETIQEYLDGGLIDEFSITLAPVLFGTGIRLFDRVDPARLALEQTRTDASSRVTHLTYTVGKR
- a CDS encoding SRPBCC family protein encodes the protein MTTTSNGGEHDHTTADREIVVSRDIGAPRELVFEAFTQVRHLSRWWGPDGFTTTTRSFAFRAGGVWDFVMHGPDGTDYQEWITWTEIVPPERIALVHGESRDDPNAFESVLTFESAGEETRIVMRTVFPTKELRDDAVEKYHAIEGGEQTLRNLADYVARLTSNETARNESTPKGAEG